From the Anguilla anguilla isolate fAngAng1 chromosome 6, fAngAng1.pri, whole genome shotgun sequence genome, one window contains:
- the prkab2 gene encoding 5'-AMP-activated protein kinase subunit beta-2, whose translation MGNTSDRVSGDRHGAKSHRSDSGGSHKEQEPSKIMVDSTDDPNVFNTRTMESKPSGEKDFMPYSPDTDDPVKPGSQARPTVIRWAGGGKEVYIAGSFNSWSTKIPLNKSHNDFVAILDLPEGEHQYKFFVDGQWVHDPSEPVVTSQLGTINNLIQVKKSDFEVFDALQVDSLECSDTSDLSSSPPGPYGQELYAFRSEERFKAPPILPPHLLQVILNKDTNISCDPALLPEPNHVMLNHLYALSIKDGVMVLSATHRYKKKYVTSLLYKPI comes from the exons ATGGGCAACACCAGCGACCGGGTGTCAGGCGACCGGCATGGGGCGAAGTCCCACCGCTCTGACAGCGGGGGGAGCCACAAAGAGCAGGAGCCCAGCAAAATCATGGTGGACAGCACCGATGACCCCAACGTCTTCAACACACGCACTATGGAGTCAAAG CCCTCAGGAGAAAAAGACTTCATGCCCTACAGCCCTGACACGGACGACCCAGTCAAGCCCGGGTCGCAGGCCCGGCCAACCGTGATCCGCTGGGCAGGTGGCGGGAAAGAGGTCTACATCGCCGGGTCCTTCAACAGCTGGAGCACCAAGATCCCTCTCAATAAAAG CCACAATGACTTTGTAGCGATCCTGGACTTACCAGAAGGCGAGCACCAGTACAAGTTCTTTGTGGATGGACAGTGGGTTCATGACCCCTCTGAG CCTGTGGTGACCAGCCAGTTGGGCACCATCAACAACCTCATCCAGGTGAAGAAGTCTGACTTCGAGGTATTCGACGCCCTGCAGGTGGATTCTCTGGAATGTTCCGACACATCAG acctctCCAGTTCCCCCCCTGGCCCATATGGGCAGGAACTATACGCTTTTCGGTCTGAGGAGCGCTTCAAAGCCCCGCCCATCCTCCCGCCACACCTCCTCCAGGTCATCCTGAACAAGGACACCAACATCTCT TGTGACCCTGCCTTGCTGCCTGAGCCAAACCATGTGATGCTGAATCACCTGTATGCACTTTCAATAAAG GATGGCGTAATGGTGCTGAGCGCTACTCACCGATACAAGAAGAAGTATG